The genome window GAAAAGCTTGCCTATGCAGGCAATAGGTTACTTAGTTAATCCTCTCCGTACACTTACCAGGTTGGCAGGGATATGACTTAGACTTTGCAGGTGTCCTGCTCAAGGCGGGAGATCTTATTCGAGTCAAAAAAGGGCTCTATGTTTTTGGCGAAAAACACCGCCACCGCATGTATAGCTTAGAAATTCTAGCCAATAAGATTTATGGCCCTTCCTATGTCTCTTTAGAGTATGCTCTAGCCTACTACGGGATGATTCCTGAGCATGTCGTAGAAGTAACCTCAGTCACTTCTAAAAGAAAGCGTCTTTATAACACCCCTGTAGGACGATTTAGCTATACTCCCATTCCCTTATCCTTATATGGAGTCGGTTTTACCCTTCTCGAGGAAAAACCTATACCCATTCCGACTCAAGATTTGGGGGGGTGCCAAAGCCAGCGCTCCAGATTTAGTCCCATCGAAGCAGGCCTCTATCCAGGAGATAGGGGCGATGCAGAGGGGGTTAAAGCTGGAGATTCTGGCGCAGGGAAAACCCAAATCTTGAGTCGGAATCGGTATATCTTAATAGCCACCCCTGAAAAAGCTTTAGCTGATCTATTTTACGTAAAAAAGCCTCAAGTAAAAACCGAAGAGGAATTAGAAATGTTTCTTTTTGAAGATCTTCGCTTAGAAGAGTCAGCGGTTTTAAAACTCAATATAGAAACCTTAGCTGACATTCAAAAAAAGGGAGGAAGTCCTCTTCTCTCTCTTTTGATTCACTATCTTAGGAGCCAAGCATGAACCCTGCCGTTGAACAAATGCTCAGCCGCTACACCTGCAATAACCGAGCCGAATATGAGCGCGCAATGAAAGAAATCATCCAAGAAATTGCCTTAGTCGGTCTTTGGAGAGCACGCTTCTTTGAGCATACCGCTTTTTATGGAGGAACCGCCCTTCGCATTCTCTACCAGCTCGACCGCTTTTCAGAAGACCTAGACTTTGCCCTCCTTAAACCCAATCCCGATTTCTCTCTTGCTCCCTATAACGAAGCGATCTGCAGTGAGCTTCGATCTTATGGCTTCATCGTCACCGTCGATACAAAGGATAAACAGTGGGCCACCCCCATTCGCTCCGCATTTATTAAAACGGGGACTCTAGGTGAGATGTTAAAGATCGGCGTCCCTAAAGATCTCCTCAAAGAGCTCCACCCTGAAGCACGCCTTAAAATAAAGGTCGAAGTCGACACCCATCCCCCTCCTGCCTATCGGACAGAAACACACTTCTTAGTCACCCCTGTCAATGTAGGGATAAGAGCTGTTGCTTTAGAAGATATTTTTGCAGGGAAAATGCATGCCCTTCTTTTTAGAGAGTGGAAAGGGCGTGTCAAGGGACGGGATTGGTATGATTGGTTATGGCTCATGCGCCAAAAAGCTACCCTCAACCTGCAAAGGCTTGCCATCCATATGCAAGAAGGTGGGGTCCTAGAAAAAAACGAAAAACTCACTCTAAACAAATTCAAAAAGCTCATGCAAACCCGCATTGATACCGTTGATCTAGAAAGTTTAAAAGCAGACATCCGCCCCTTTACCCAAGACCCCCTCATCATCAATGCATGGTCCAAAGAAATGCTTACCTCTTTTGTAGAAAAAATGGACATCCATGAGTAAATCTCCCAATTTTTGAGCTTATTTGAATATAATTTTGCAAAAAAAAACCAATTGGTTATAATTTTTAATTTGCGTTGGATAGGGACCCAAATAGATGACACTAAAGAGCCGAATTGATTTTTCAAACTACTTTTCCAAAGGAAGTATCGATAGAGGAGAGCGCTACTATGCCATGGGGGCTGTCCAGGGGTGTGCCATTGAGAAGCTCGATGATGGAACATTTGAGATCACCTCCCTTGTTTTGGGATCAAGGAACGCCCCTTATGAAGTCTGCATTTCAGCCGATATAGAAGGTGGAGAGATCTTTGAGATCGATGGAGAGTGTAGCTGCCCTGTTGGGTTTCAATGCAAACATGTGGTTGCTACCCTTTTAAAGGCAGCAAGTATTCTAGAAGATCGTGTGCAAACTACGCCCACCACTCAGCCTAAAAGCGGTAACTGGGAGGAATGGTTCAGCGGCTTTAAAGTGGCTGCTGAAGAAGCAGCTAAACCTAAAGAGCGCATTGTCTATGTCATTGAAGAGACCAATTATGGCCCCAAAAAAACCTTAGTCATTCGGATTGAGAAATCAGGAATTCTCAAGGATGGAGGATTTGGGAAGTTTCAAAGCACAAACCCCGACTCGGTTTCATGGACACGTAACGCCGCACCGATTGATGCCGAACTTTTGTTAAAAATGAAAAAAGCTAACCTCAATTCATATGGCTCCTTCTATCTAAAACAGTCAAACTCTGGCTATATTCTCCGAAGGCTTCTAGAGACCGACCGTGCCTTTTTTGGAGAGTTTAAAGAGTCCCCCCTAAAAATTGCAGAGCCTCGTTATCTGAAATTAAGCTGGCAACTCCTTAATGATGGCCGCCAATACTTAAAATCAGAGATTGAAGGAGGGGGGCAGATCCTTCCCGTTTCCCCTCCTTGGTATTTTGATGCCCATCAGAATGAATGTGGCCCGCTTATATCAAATCTTGAACTAGATTCTCTCTCCCCTTTGCTTCAGGCTCCCCCTATCGCTCCTACTGAAGTGAGAGAGTTCAAAGAAGCTCTTAAAAAAAACAACTTGAGTCTCCCCGCTCCCAAGACCTATACGATTATAGCAAAAAAAATAAACCCAAAGCTCCACCTCGATCTTTTTGGAGCAAGGGATGTCAACCCTTACGAGTGGGGAGAGCCTAAAATGCACCCCCTGATTACCCCCTCTTTTCTCTATGAAGATACAAAAGTTTCTACGTCTCAAGAAGATCCCGTTTTATATGAGAGTGCGGGAGAAGATCTCGTAGAAATACCCCGCTGCTTTGCCGCAGAAAAAAAACTCCTTGAAACGTTTAAAAAAGAAAATGTGATTAATCCTTTAGAACAGGGGTATCCCTATAGATACATCGAAGAAAAGTATCGAGGCGATTTCACAATAGGTTATGGAGACTGGAAAGAGGAATATAAAGCCTCCGCCTTCATGAACGCACTCCCTATTTGGAAAAAAAATGGGTGGTCAATCACCATTGATGACTCCTTCCCTTACCAGTGCATCGAAGAGGAAAGCGAGTGGTATTTTGATATCGATGAAGGGAGCCAAATGCAATGGTTCGATCTAGAACTTGGAATCGAAGTCGATGGAGAAAAAATCAATTTACTCCCTTTTATTGTCTCTCTTATTAAAAAGTCACCAGAAATACTCTCACCTGAGTTTATTGAGGAGGTAGGCGAGGATTTCCAGGTGGCTGCGCAGCTTTCAGATGGACGGTACCTTCAGCTCCCCCTAAAGAAGATTAAAGGAATCCTATCTACGCTATGCGAGTTAAGCGATCCTGATAGCCTAGAGGGTGGAAAGCTCACCCTTCCTCGATTAAGAGCTGGGGATTTACTAAAAACCACTCAGGCCCTTGATATAGACTGGGAAGGAGGAGGAAATCTCAAACACTTTGCAGAAAAGCTCCAAAACTTCAAAGGAATTTCTCCCGTAACCCCTCCAACAGAGTTTAAGGCTCAACTGCGACCTTACCAGCAAGAGGGGCTCAATTGGCTCCAGTTTTTAAGCGAGCATGAGTTAGGAGGCATCTTAGCAGATGATATGGGATTAGGGAAAACGGTCCAAACACTCGCCCATATTTGTGCCGAGAAAAAAAAATTAAAAG of Candidatus Neptunochlamydia vexilliferae contains these proteins:
- a CDS encoding nucleotidyl transferase AbiEii/AbiGii toxin family protein; the encoded protein is MNPAVEQMLSRYTCNNRAEYERAMKEIIQEIALVGLWRARFFEHTAFYGGTALRILYQLDRFSEDLDFALLKPNPDFSLAPYNEAICSELRSYGFIVTVDTKDKQWATPIRSAFIKTGTLGEMLKIGVPKDLLKELHPEARLKIKVEVDTHPPPAYRTETHFLVTPVNVGIRAVALEDIFAGKMHALLFREWKGRVKGRDWYDWLWLMRQKATLNLQRLAIHMQEGGVLEKNEKLTLNKFKKLMQTRIDTVDLESLKADIRPFTQDPLIINAWSKEMLTSFVEKMDIHE
- a CDS encoding DEAD/DEAH box helicase — its product is MTLKSRIDFSNYFSKGSIDRGERYYAMGAVQGCAIEKLDDGTFEITSLVLGSRNAPYEVCISADIEGGEIFEIDGECSCPVGFQCKHVVATLLKAASILEDRVQTTPTTQPKSGNWEEWFSGFKVAAEEAAKPKERIVYVIEETNYGPKKTLVIRIEKSGILKDGGFGKFQSTNPDSVSWTRNAAPIDAELLLKMKKANLNSYGSFYLKQSNSGYILRRLLETDRAFFGEFKESPLKIAEPRYLKLSWQLLNDGRQYLKSEIEGGGQILPVSPPWYFDAHQNECGPLISNLELDSLSPLLQAPPIAPTEVREFKEALKKNNLSLPAPKTYTIIAKKINPKLHLDLFGARDVNPYEWGEPKMHPLITPSFLYEDTKVSTSQEDPVLYESAGEDLVEIPRCFAAEKKLLETFKKENVINPLEQGYPYRYIEEKYRGDFTIGYGDWKEEYKASAFMNALPIWKKNGWSITIDDSFPYQCIEEESEWYFDIDEGSQMQWFDLELGIEVDGEKINLLPFIVSLIKKSPEILSPEFIEEVGEDFQVAAQLSDGRYLQLPLKKIKGILSTLCELSDPDSLEGGKLTLPRLRAGDLLKTTQALDIDWEGGGNLKHFAEKLQNFKGISPVTPPTEFKAQLRPYQQEGLNWLQFLSEHELGGILADDMGLGKTVQTLAHICAEKKKLKAKIPSLVVAPTSLMTNWMQESKKFAPNLKTLTLYGPDRKSHFKSIPEFDVVFTTYPLLSRDHEHLCEHDYHTLILDEAQAIKNPRSKSAKICHAIKANHRICLTGTPMENHLEELWSLFNFANPGLLGNSKQFKRIFRTPIEKHGSTSMQKKLADRVAPFMVRRTKEKVAKELPQKTEIIQTVEIEGDQRNLYEAIRLAMQKKVSQALKSKGFASSQIIILDALLKLRQVCCDPRLIKLNSAKDVKLSAKLTFLKGMLSDLLEEGRKILLFSSFTSMLALIEEHLKETGVSYSKLTGQTKDRETAIRSFQEGDNPIFLISLKAGGTGLNLTAADTVIHYDPWWNPAAENQATDRAHRIGQTKPIFVYKLITKDTVEEKILKMQEKKQALMDGLFDQKQKKHSSLTPEDLEYLLEPLS